The sequence below is a genomic window from Candidatus Neomarinimicrobiota bacterium.
TTTTTAAGGCGTACAGGGAGGCACTGAAGAGCGATTACCGGTTCCTAAGCTACGGCGACGCCATGTTGATTCTTTGAGACAAGATTCGAGAACCAAGAACCAAAAACAAGGATCAAGTGTCAAGGAACAAGTATCAAGTATCAAGTGTCAAGGATCAAGTCACCAGTCACCAGTTGGCAGTTTCACGCATTACCCATCATTTTCTCCATTATCAATAATCAATTGTCAATAGTCAATCGTCAATGTTCTCCATCTCTCCGTTCCTCCACTTCCTCAAGTTTCCCGTCTCCCCGTCTCCGGTTTTCAATAATCAATTGTCTTCACGCGTCACGTCGGAGCGCAGTTGAGCGGAGTTGAGCAAAGTTGAGCAAAGCGAAATCCCGACGCTCTCTCGGGGCGTAGATCCCGATGAACATCGGGGCATCACGAGTTAAGATCAATCTATTCCCTGTTGAAACTTTCAACTTTGTCTCTTAGGATGACGCCTAATGTCTGGAGTTGACCGAATGCGTGTTTCGGCCCTTATCGCGGGGGCGGGGAAAAGTGTTCGGTTCGCCGGGGACACGGAGTCATCTTCCGAAGAGCACCGGAAGCAATTTCAGCATCTTGGGCAGGAGCCTCTCATCTTTGTCACTCTGCAGCCGTTTGTGGAATCGAGCTCCATCGATTCTATTCTGGTGGCAGTTCCCCCCAACACGGTTGAATGGATGGAAGAGATGGTGAAGAGTCGTGGTTTCGAGAAAGAGGTCAAAGTAATCCCTGGGGGCAGGGAACGGCAGGACACTGTCTGGCAAGGTCTGAAAGAAGTTGCCCATAGTTGTGATGTGATTGTAGTACATGACGGGGTGCGTCCTTTCTTCAAGGGGCGGTGGATTAGAGAGACTGTAGATCTCTGTTCAAATTTTGACGGGGCCATTGTCGCCGTCCATGCGACGGACACCCTTAAGAGGGTGAAAAATGAAACGATCTTGGAAACCCTGTCTCGTGGTGAAATCTGGCAGGCTCAAACGCCTCAAACGTTCAATGTGGACGTGCTCGTTGCCGGGTATGAACACGCCCTGAGCCTGGGCCTGCGGTGTACAGACGAAGCCCAGCTCGTTGAGCTAAACGGGGGTCGTATCGCCATCGTGGAGGGGAGTCCTCAAAACATCAAAATAACGAGGTCTGAGGATTGGAAGCTGGCCGAATCCATCTGGCACGGGATGAACCGTGATTAGAACCGGTTTTGGATACGACGTTCACCAGTTGAAGGCAGGGGAACAGCTCATTCTTGGGGGCGTGTTGATTCCCTTCTCAAAAGGGTCCGTGGGACATTCGGACGGCGATGTGCTATGTCACGCAGTGGTGGATGCCCTTCTTGGGGCCGCCAACCTGGGAGACATAGGAGACCACTTCCCCAGCGAAGATAGCCGGTGGAAAGGGGCATCAAGCCTGACATTCGTACAAATGGCCGGAGAAAAGATCCAGGCAGAAGGGTTTGACATTCTCCACGTTGACTGCACTGTCATACTGCAGGAAGTGAGGGTCAAACCTCATATCCCGGAGATGAAATCCCTGGTGAGAGACAAGCTTCAGATAGGGGAGGACAGGATTTCCATCAAGGCCACCACAACCGATTTTCTCGGTTTTACCGGTCGCGGGGAGGGCGTTGCTGCTATGGCTTTGGCTACCCTGTCCGCTGTCAAATAGACGCTCTGCACGGGGAATCATTCTGCCACTGATCTCCAGCTGCAAAATCAACGTTGGTCTGAAGGTAACGGGTAAGAGACACGACGGTTATCACACGATTCAGACTATCTTCCAGGAACTCGATCTGACAGATACGGTCATTCTCGAATCCGCGGATGAGGGGTGGGAAATTAGATGCAACTCAAAGAGCGTCCCACGGAATGAGTCAAATTCGTGCGTGCGGGCCTATTTGAGCCTGAAGGAGCTGTTCCCGGATCTTGGGGGCATTCGTATAGGTCTTGAAAAACGTATTCCTGTCGGGTCGGGACTGGGTGGCGGATCCAGTAATGCCGCGACGGTTTTGAGGGGGCTCAACGAACTTTTCGGACTGGCTCTTTCTGACGACCGGTTGGAGGAAATGGGCGGTACTATCGGGGCGGATGTCCCATTTTTCATTCGTGGGGGAACACAATTCGGAGAGGGTTTGGGAGACATCCTTTCCCCCGTGACACTTCCCTACGTGGGTGCAGTGCTGCTCGTGGTGCCTGAAACTTCAGTATCTACAGAATGGGCGTATGACAGAGTCAGAAAGCACTTGACTGGCGGTTTCAAGTCCGGTAAGTTTGGCGCCGTCCTCCAGTCGAGGGGCGAAGAGCGTTTTGTCTCCTCCTGGGCTGTGGCGGACAGGTTTCTTGAGAACGATTTTGAATCTCTGGTGTTTCAGACATATCCAGAGATTGGTGACATCCGGGACCGGTTGCGGGACGCGGGGGCATTGTTCGCCAGTCTGTCGGGTACGGGCTCGACTGTGTTTGGAATCTTTGGAGATGAGATCCGGGCGCGAAGAGCCCAGGCCGTCCTCTCCTCACCTCTCCAAACCTTTATCACCCACCCGATCAGAAAAGTCCATTGACCATTGACGATTGTCTAAGGAATATTGACGCCTGAAGGCTTTCTGCTGAAATCACTGTAAATAGTCAATAATCAATTGAAAATTATCAATTGGATGCCGGGTCGTCCAAGGGCAGGACAGCGGCCTTTGGAGCCGTTAATCGTGGTTCGATTCCACGCCCGGCAGCAATGAGTTTTGTGAAATCCTTCGGGGAAAGGGAGCCATGAAAATATTCAACGGTAGATCGAATCCCACCCTGGCGGGGGAGATTGTGGATCATCTTGGTGTCTCGCTGGGGCAGGTAAAGATCCGTCAGTTCAGTGACGGGGAAATATGGGTCAAGTTCGAGGAAAACATCCGGGGTGAGGATGTGTTTCTCATTCAGTCCACGCACGCCCCGGCGGAGAATATCATGGAGTTGATTCTCATGATAGATGCTGCCGTGCGGGCATCGGCCCAGAGGGTAACGGCGGTTATCCCGTACTACGGATACGGGAGGCAGGACCGGAAGGATCAGCCCCGCGTCCCTATTTCCGGGAGAGTCATGATGGATTTGATTGGCAGTGTGGGGGCTGGCCGGGTCCTTACCATGGATATGCATTCGCCACAGATTCAGGGATTCACGCACATCCCGTTTGATCACCTCTATGCCAGGCAGGTCATTTTTGACAGGTTGAGGCAGTTCGATCTTTCCCGGGAGAGTACCGTCATTCTGGCTCCAGATGTAGGAGGCGCACCCATGGCCCAGGCATTTGCCAAGCATCTTGGAGTGGGCTTTGCTCTTGGGGATAAGCGCAGGCCGGCCCCAAACAAGGCAAAGATTGTTCATCTAATCGGCGACCTGGAAAACAGGGATGTCATCATTGTCGATGACATGATAGATACGGGCGGTACCATTGTAGATGCGGGCAATGCGGCGAAAGATAGCGGAGCGACCTCGGTGATAGCCCTTGCAACTCACGGTCTGTTAACGGGTGACGCGAAGGAAAAAATCATGAATTCAGACCTAGATCGAGTCATTGTATCAAACACGATTCACATTCCACCTGAGCGGAGATTTGAAAAGTTGGAGATTCTGTCCGTTGCGCCCCTGTTTGCTACAGCCATTCGATGTATTCATGATGGCGAGTCTATCAGTGCTCTTTTCGAATTCTGATCTCAGCCATGAATTATCCACAGGATCTTGAGATTAACCACGGAGCCACAGAGGACACAGAGAGTAATTTTGGATAAGAACTTAGGAACTTGATGGAGAACAAGGTTGCAAAGATACAACTCTGGAATACATCACCATTAAAGTATCTTATTTTGAATGGACATGCTCTGTGCTCTCTGTGGCTAACAGGTAGACCAGGGTAGGAGGAAGAAATGACGCACGAATTCAAACTGGACCTGGAGAAGCGGAGTCAACTCGGCAGAAGGGCGGCAAAGAAGTTGAGGGGAGAGGGGAAAATCCCTGGGATATTCTACTCCGGGGGTAGGAAATCCGCCCCCTTCTATATCGATCGACGTCATCTTCATGAGGCTCTTCAGTCTGATTCGCACGTATTCGAAGTAAAAGTTGGCGGGAAAAGGCTCTATGCTATTGTGAGGAAAATGCAGTATCACCCCGTGACGGATGAGATCCTTCATATTGATCTGTTTGGAGTCCGGTTAAAGGATAAGATCGATCTGATGGTACCCATTGTGCTGGAAGGAGAAGCGAAGGGCGTCAAAGAGGGAGGGATTCTAACCCAGAATCTCACCGAACTACAGATTCAATGCCTTGCCACGGAAGTCCCGGATGCGGTGCATCTTGAGGTGTCGGAATTGACCATCGGCGACAGTATTCATGTAGGAGACCTCAAACTGGAAAATGTTGAGGTGTTGACCCATCCGGAAGTCACGGTTGTTACAGTGCAGGCGCCAAAAGAAGAAATTGTGGAAGAAGAGATTGAGGAAGAAGTTGAGATTGAAGGCGAAGAGGAGGAAGAGGCCGAAGTTCCCGACGAGAAAGAGGGAGCCGGTGAGGAGGAGGAACCCTCATCCGGATGATCGCTTTTGTAGGTCTTGGAAATGTCGGTTCAGAATATGCCAGTACCAAACATAATCTCGGCTTCTGGGTGGCGGATGAACTGGCGCAAAGGTGGCGTATTCCCTTCCGTCCAGGGAAGGGGGACTATCTTATGGCGGAAGCCACTCCTGCAGGCTCATCCCGTGTGCTTCTGGTAAAACCCACATGCGGAATGAATCGAAGCGGGAAAGCGCTCAAGGAGATCGAGGAAGGTTGGAGTTTATCGAGCAAGGAGCTACATGTGATTGTCGATGATGTGGATCTTCCTCTAGGCACAATTCGGATTCGTCCCGGTGGGGGCAGCGCATCTCACAAGGGTATGGAATCGATCATCTACACTCTCGGAACCACTCAATTTCCCAGAATCAGGGTGGGCATTGGGACGGACGAACAGATGCGTCCTGCGGAACGCTATGTCCTTAAGCCTTTTCTCAAGAAGGATAAGGCCCTGGCCCAGGAAATGGTCATCCGAGGAGCGGACGCCGCGGAAGCCATTCTGTCTGTTGGCCTGGAGAAAGCCATGGCTGGCTATAATCGAGCTGAAAGGGAAGCATGGAGCTGATGAACAGTTTCTTTTGGATCCCCGCCACGGGATTACTGGCTCTTGTCTATGCAGTGGGAAGGAGTATGTGGGTCAACCGGCAGGATCCCGGAAACGACAGGATGATTCAAATCGGGGCTGCTGTGCGGGAAGGTGCCATGGCGTTTCTCCTGAGGGAATACAAGGTAATCTCGGTATTTGTCGTAGCCGTTACGGTACTCCTCGTGTGGGGAAATGCTTCACGGGGAACGAGTCTTGTGGCCCTTTCCTTTTTTGTGGGTGCCTTCTGCA
It includes:
- the ispD gene encoding 2-C-methyl-D-erythritol 4-phosphate cytidylyltransferase, with amino-acid sequence MSGVDRMRVSALIAGAGKSVRFAGDTESSSEEHRKQFQHLGQEPLIFVTLQPFVESSSIDSILVAVPPNTVEWMEEMVKSRGFEKEVKVIPGGRERQDTVWQGLKEVAHSCDVIVVHDGVRPFFKGRWIRETVDLCSNFDGAIVAVHATDTLKRVKNETILETLSRGEIWQAQTPQTFNVDVLVAGYEHALSLGLRCTDEAQLVELNGGRIAIVEGSPQNIKITRSEDWKLAESIWHGMNRD
- the ispF gene encoding 2-C-methyl-D-erythritol 2,4-cyclodiphosphate synthase, producing MIRTGFGYDVHQLKAGEQLILGGVLIPFSKGSVGHSDGDVLCHAVVDALLGAANLGDIGDHFPSEDSRWKGASSLTFVQMAGEKIQAEGFDILHVDCTVILQEVRVKPHIPEMKSLVRDKLQIGEDRISIKATTTDFLGFTGRGEGVAAMALATLSAVK
- the ispE gene encoding 4-(cytidine 5'-diphospho)-2-C-methyl-D-erythritol kinase; this encodes MLLWLWLPCPLSNRRSARGIILPLISSCKINVGLKVTGKRHDGYHTIQTIFQELDLTDTVILESADEGWEIRCNSKSVPRNESNSCVRAYLSLKELFPDLGGIRIGLEKRIPVGSGLGGGSSNAATVLRGLNELFGLALSDDRLEEMGGTIGADVPFFIRGGTQFGEGLGDILSPVTLPYVGAVLLVVPETSVSTEWAYDRVRKHLTGGFKSGKFGAVLQSRGEERFVSSWAVADRFLENDFESLVFQTYPEIGDIRDRLRDAGALFASLSGTGSTVFGIFGDEIRARRAQAVLSSPLQTFITHPIRKVH
- a CDS encoding ribose-phosphate pyrophosphokinase, with product MKIFNGRSNPTLAGEIVDHLGVSLGQVKIRQFSDGEIWVKFEENIRGEDVFLIQSTHAPAENIMELILMIDAAVRASAQRVTAVIPYYGYGRQDRKDQPRVPISGRVMMDLIGSVGAGRVLTMDMHSPQIQGFTHIPFDHLYARQVIFDRLRQFDLSRESTVILAPDVGGAPMAQAFAKHLGVGFALGDKRRPAPNKAKIVHLIGDLENRDVIIVDDMIDTGGTIVDAGNAAKDSGATSVIALATHGLLTGDAKEKIMNSDLDRVIVSNTIHIPPERRFEKLEILSVAPLFATAIRCIHDGESISALFEF
- a CDS encoding 50S ribosomal protein L25 — protein: MTHEFKLDLEKRSQLGRRAAKKLRGEGKIPGIFYSGGRKSAPFYIDRRHLHEALQSDSHVFEVKVGGKRLYAIVRKMQYHPVTDEILHIDLFGVRLKDKIDLMVPIVLEGEAKGVKEGGILTQNLTELQIQCLATEVPDAVHLEVSELTIGDSIHVGDLKLENVEVLTHPEVTVVTVQAPKEEIVEEEIEEEVEIEGEEEEEAEVPDEKEGAGEEEEPSSG
- the pth gene encoding aminoacyl-tRNA hydrolase, translating into MIAFVGLGNVGSEYASTKHNLGFWVADELAQRWRIPFRPGKGDYLMAEATPAGSSRVLLVKPTCGMNRSGKALKEIEEGWSLSSKELHVIVDDVDLPLGTIRIRPGGGSASHKGMESIIYTLGTTQFPRIRVGIGTDEQMRPAERYVLKPFLKKDKALAQEMVIRGADAAEAILSVGLEKAMAGYNRAEREAWS